The Synechococcus sp. M16.1 genome includes the window GGGGCACCGCTTGCCCCCCTTTCAAATGCGCTCTTCTACGGATGGCAGCAGGTCCGTAGCGGGGCGAGCATCCGTTCAACCTTCTTCGGAAGGGTGAATGCGTCATCGAGGGAGGGACTAGGGAACCCTCCTTTTTCTTGGTTGCCTCACGCCAGGGACTTTTTGTCGTGACGGCGACGACCCGTAGGTATTTATTCCGTCATCTTCGGTTCGTTCCCTTCGGTGAGGGGACGATGCGTCGTACGGGGAGGGATTAGGGACCCTCCTTTTTTTTGGCAGTTCGTAAACGGCGCCCACGGCACCGCCGTTGGTTTTAAGAGGGTGTTTTCGCTGGAACGACAGCACCTTCGACGCATACGTCCCCTTTAGTGGCGGCATTCCCTGCCGCCTTTTTTATTGCTTGCGGGCGACCGAACCATGAACGGTCCTCACCACCTCTTCTGACGGTTCTCCTGCTCCTCCTTAAGAGTCCTTAGGCAAGGGAATCACTCCTCCTCATCAAGGATTCCTTGTAGAGCAAACAACTTGTCTTGCTCCTCTTCCCCGACAATCACATGGACTGATGTGCCGTCAGGTAGGGAGTAGTCCGCAGTAATAACGGCATCGGGGTGGACTCCCAAAGAGACCTTCTGACCTTCCAAAAGCATGTAGCAGTGGGAGTTCATGCCTGGAAGGGGAGTTGCTCCACATGCTTGGTGGAGATAGGAAATGGAGCACCCAAAGCACAAACAACTTCACAGGTGTTCGCAACGAACAGCACGGGTCGTTGGGGAATCTGTGTCTGACCGTCCCCTTTCTCAATGCTTACGGGGGACCGAACCATGAACGGTCGCCACTACCTCTTCTGACGGTTCTCCTACTCCTCACGGGAGAGCACCAGGAGGAAGGTGATGGGGAGAAGAACGAGAGGGCGGGACCTCTGGGGTGGGTTGGCACTCCAGGGGTCTTTTTTTGCCCTTGGGTAGGGGAAATCTGGGGACCTTTCCCCGCCCGACCGAAAGGACGTGCTCCCCTGCTGCTCCCCTACCGTTTCGGCAAAATCCAATTGGGTGCTTGAGGCACTAAAAAGGCACGTAACAACATCAGATATGGTGCTTTCACGTGCCTTTTAAGGCGTTTTCGGGAAATGCCAGGACCCAGATTTGAACTGGGGACACGGCGATTTTCAGTCGCCTGCTCTACCAACTGAGCTATCCCGGCGCGCCGCCGAAGCGACATCGGAATCTTAAATCACCGCCTGCGCTCCCTTGCGGGGGTTCGTCCCAGGCAGATCAATCCAGCCACGCGGTGGCCAGCAGCTTCAAGGGCCTGACGGGCAGCCAAAGCGGTGGACCCGGTCGTGAGGATGTCGTCAACGAGCCAGACCGAGCTGTGGGGTCCTTGATTGTCCATGGGGAAGGCCTGGAACGCCCCGATCAGGTTGGTTTGGCGTTGGCGTCTGTTCAGATGGTGTTGGCTCAACCCGGCACGGGTGCGCTGCAGCAGCTCTGCCGTCGGCCGGCCCAATCCCAGGGCCATGCGCTGCGGCAGGGGGTTGGATCGTTGCTGCTTCCAGCTTGGAATCGGCACCAGCACGGCTGTTGCAGGCAGGGTGAAGCGCTCAGGCAGCAGCTCAACCAAGGCCGCAAGCGCTTTGCCTTGGTGCTGTTGACGCAGCTTCAGCAGCAGCTGGCGCAAGTGGCCTGCGTAAGGCCCGAGAGCGCACCACGGCAAGGGCAGCAAGCCCTTGAGCCCCTCACAAGGGAGAGCAAGGGCATCGAGGCACGTGGTGCAGGGAGCCGTCGGCGGCAGTGGGCTGTCCCAAGGTCCATCGCAGATCGGGCAGCGGGGCTCGATCAGAAGGGTTTGGGCAAAGCTCAGGAGCGCGCGATGCACAGCAGGTGGGTCGCTGCAACGAGCGTTCCCCTGTTGGGCTGAATCCCTCCGAGATCAAGCGCCTTCTTTGGGCATCGCCCGCAGCATGGCCACCAAGGTGCGGTGGGCGTCTTCGCTGTCGGTGAGGGTGTGATCAAAGGCAATGCTGACGCTGGCGCCATCCACCTCCAGTTCCATGGTTTCTGCTTTTACAGACACCATGCGCGCTGCAGCGGGATTGCTGACGCCGCCGTAGTGCTTGGCGTAGGCGAGCACCGCTTCGGCATGGTCGTCGTTCATGTGTTTGCAGATCCGTGTGCTGACGGCATCAGTGAGGGGGTCTGCAGGCATTGGGATCAAACAGGTGAGTGCAATCTTTGCAGTGATCGGCTCAAGCGAAGCGCTCGATCAACAAAAGGCCGAGGCGAATACCACTGAATCCCACGTACCCGGCCAGAACGACGAAAAGGCCGATGGCCAGACCATCGCGGAGCTTGGTGGGCATGGGGGTGGGGCGTGATGCCGGAATTCTCACCCGACCAGGGCCTGTTGGGCCAGTCGCGCCACCCCTGCAGCAGGGGGAGTTTGGCAACTCGTTACGGCGCAGCCGAGGCGGCGTTCCCGCAGCCGTCGCCATTGGGGATTGCGCGCTCCACCGCCGATGCTGATGATCCGCCTGGGTGCAGCAGCACCCAGCTCGTTCAGGCGCTGCCAACCCTGCGCTTCGATCTCGGCGAGACCTTCCAGCAGTCCATGCAGATAAAGGGCATCGCTCACCGGCCGTGGTTCAAGCACCGGCAGCAGCTCTGGATCATCCACAGGGAAACGTTCCCCCGGGGCGGGAAGCGGCCGCAGGCGGAGTCCGCTGTCGGTGTTCGGGTTGATCTGGCGGCTCAGTTCGCTGAGTTGGTCGTCGCTGTAAAAACGCCGCAGCACACCGGCCCCTGCATTGGAGGCACCTCCACAGAGCCAGCGTCCCCCCACGCGATGGCTGGTGACGCCCGGGGCGTGCAGGGGCGTCTCGGTGAAGCACTTCATCACCAGGGTGGTGCCCAGCACGGTGATCCCATCTTCGGGACCGGGATCGGCGGCGAGCACGGCGGCATTGGAATCCGTTGTGCCAGCAACGACGATCAGATCGTTCTCCAGGCCCAAGGCCTTGGCCTGCTCCGGTGCGATCGTCCCGAGAATGCTGCCGCTAGGACGGATTTCAGGCAGTGCCTGCCGCCAGGGCTGTTCGGCAAAACGGTCTGGCCAGCTGTTCGTGATCAGATCCCAACCCAGGCGCAGGTTGTTGCCTTCTTCTCCCCAGCGCCAATCGTTCAACAGCCATCCGCTGATCCAGTCGGCCTGATGCCGCAGCAGGATCGCCTCGCCATGGCAGTTGAGGAGCCGCAAGGCCCGGGCCAAGCTGCC containing:
- a CDS encoding ComF family protein yields the protein MHRALLSFAQTLLIEPRCPICDGPWDSPLPPTAPCTTCLDALALPCEGLKGLLPLPWCALGPYAGHLRQLLLKLRQQHQGKALAALVELLPERFTLPATAVLVPIPSWKQQRSNPLPQRMALGLGRPTAELLQRTRAGLSQHHLNRRQRQTNLIGAFQAFPMDNQGPHSSVWLVDDILTTGSTALAARQALEAAGHRVAGLICLGRTPARERRR
- a CDS encoding DUF2470 domain-containing protein — encoded protein: MPADPLTDAVSTRICKHMNDDHAEAVLAYAKHYGGVSNPAAARMVSVKAETMELEVDGASVSIAFDHTLTDSEDAHRTLVAMLRAMPKEGA
- a CDS encoding FGGY-family carbohydrate kinase, whose translation is MTDSPLVLGIDLGTSGIRTAVVAANGAVLDSRSQAYGGDFANPHSWREGCGDLIRAIPAQLRSRLQALAVDGTSGTLLACDRDGSPLGKALAYSQSCPELQSALQPLVDPGSPAASCSGSLARALRLLNCHGEAILLRHQADWISGWLLNDWRWGEEGNNLRLGWDLITNSWPDRFAEQPWRQALPEIRPSGSILGTIAPEQAKALGLENDLIVVAGTTDSNAAVLAADPGPEDGITVLGTTLVMKCFTETPLHAPGVTSHRVGGRWLCGGASNAGAGVLRRFYSDDQLSELSRQINPNTDSGLRLRPLPAPGERFPVDDPELLPVLEPRPVSDALYLHGLLEGLAEIEAQGWQRLNELGAAAPRRIISIGGGARNPQWRRLRERRLGCAVTSCQTPPAAGVARLAQQALVG